AAGGTGTGCGTCGCGAACGGGACGCCGTTCGCCTTGGCGACGGCCGTGTGCTCGCCGTCGCCCAGCAGATTGAAGTTGAACAGCGCGCCGAAGCCGTTGTTCTTGTCGCCGCACACCGACTCGGTGTCGCTGCGCGACGTGCCGTACGCGGGGTAGACGACGTGCGCGCCGCCGTCGATCTCGATGACGACCGACTCGGCGTCGCACACCCAGCCGGAGAACATGCCGATGCCGCTCTGCGGGGTGCCGTCGCCGGGGTTCTCGAGGACGGCCTGCGCGTGCGCCGTCGACGCGAGCGCGAGCACGCCGAGGGCGACGACGAACGAGCCTGGGCGACACAGGCGAGGACGACAAGAGGTGGTTCGCATGATCGTGATCCCTTTCAAAGGCGCGTAGTTTGGTGGTCGTTGCCCATGGTGGTCAATGTGGATAATTGCCCCACTCCGCTCGTGCGGCGCTGCAAGAACTTCGCAGACGCGATGGAGGGGCTGCGCGGTGCGTCACGTCGCGAGCGGGCTCCGAGAGACCCTCAAGCACGAAATTGAATCGGCCTCGCGAGCGGCGAGCTCCCGCACGTCGCGACGGTGAGGCGGCGCCATCCGACGCGCCCGCGCTCCGTCACGCCGGCAGCCGCACCTCGAAGTAGCGGATCGCCGCGAGCTCGCGCGCCAGCTCGGCGCGGAAGTCGGGGTGCGCGATCGCGATCAGCGCCTCGCCGCGCTCGCGCAGCGTCATGCCGTGCAGGTTCACGGCGCCGTACTCGGTCGCGACCCAGTGGACGTGGCCGCGCGTCGTCACCACGCCGGCGCCGGGCTCGAGCGCCGCGACGATGCGCGACACCTTGCCGCCCGCCGCCGTCGACGGGAAGGCGAGGATCGGCTTGCCGCCGCGCGACAGCGCAGCACCACGCATGAAGTCCATCTGACCGCCGATGCCGGAGTAGATCCGGTGCCCGATCGAGTCGGCGCAGACCTGCCCCGTGAGGTCGACCTGCAGCGCCGAGTTGATCGCCACCACGCGGTCGTTCTTGCGGATCAGCGCGGTGTCGTTGGTGAGATCGCAGGTGAGGAACTCGATCTGCGGGTTGTCGTCGACGAAGTCGAAGAGACGCTTCGTTCCCGAGACGAAGCTCGTCACCGTGCGCTGCGGGAAGACCTTCTTCAGGCGATTCGTGACCACGCCGCCCTCGATGAGGTCGATCAGGCGGTCGGAGAACATCTCGGTGTGGACGCCGAGGTCGTGCTTGTCGTGCAGCCGGGTGAGGACCGCGTCGGGGATCGTCCCGATGCCCATCTGCAGCGTCGAGCCGTCCTCGATCAGCGCCGCGACCACCTCGCCGATGCGCGCCTCGACCGGACCCTCGGGCTCCGGCACGTGCTCGAGCAGCGGACGGTTGGTGTGCACGAAGGCCGTGACCCGCGAGAAGGGTACGACGCCGCTGCCGAGCGTGCGCGGCATCTGCTCGTTGATCTCGGCGAGGACGACGCGCGCCGCATCGACCGCGGCCTTGGCGGTGTCGACCGAGGTGCCGAGCGAGCACATGCCGTGCGCGTCGGGCGGCGAGAGCTGCACGAGCGCCGCGTCGAGCGGGATCCGCCCGGACGTGAAGAGCCACGGGATGTCGGAGAGGAATATCGGCACGAAGTCCGCGCGTCCCTCGGCGATCGGCTGACGCAGCGCGGGGCCGGTGAAGAGCGACACCGAGCGCAGCCGTCCCGCGACCTCGGGCCGCGCGAACGGCGCGTCGCCCGCCGTGTGGAGGTGGTAGAGGCGGACGTCTTCGAGGTCGCTGCGCTCGGCGAGCGCGGCGAGCAGCGGCGTCGGCGTCGCGCAGGCGCCGTGCACGAAGACGTTGGTGCCGCTGCGCACGAGCCGCACGACGTCCTCCGCGGACGACGCACGGCTCCGCCATTCTGCTGCCGATGGGGCTGCCATGGCCCGGGGTTAGCCGGCCGCATCCCGCGGCTGCAAGTCGCGGCGTGTCCGACGCCCGCAGGCGCGGCTTGCGCTGCACGCCGCGCGCGATCGGCTCAGCGCTCGCTCGCGTGGCAGCCCGTGCAGATCTTGTCGCCCTCCATCCAGGTCTTCGGATCGTTGCTGGGGTCGTCGTCGAGGTAGAGGGCGGCGCGCGCGTCGGCCTGCGCGATGCGCTCGTCGAGCAGCTCGCGCAGCGTCCAGGTGTCGGAGTTCGGTGCCGAGCGTGCGCTCGCGTAGAGCGCGCGCGCCCGCCGAGCGTCGCCTTGCTTGACGGCGATGTCGCCGAAGGTCAGCAGGATGCCCTCCCAGACGTGCGCGACCACCCCCAGGTTGTTGCACATGCGCCGCGCGCTCGGCTGCGTGCCTTCAGGATGGACGAAGCCGAGG
This window of the Candidatus Binatia bacterium genome carries:
- a CDS encoding acetyl-CoA hydrolase/transferase C-terminal domain-containing protein codes for the protein MAAPSAAEWRSRASSAEDVVRLVRSGTNVFVHGACATPTPLLAALAERSDLEDVRLYHLHTAGDAPFARPEVAGRLRSVSLFTGPALRQPIAEGRADFVPIFLSDIPWLFTSGRIPLDAALVQLSPPDAHGMCSLGTSVDTAKAAVDAARVVLAEINEQMPRTLGSGVVPFSRVTAFVHTNRPLLEHVPEPEGPVEARIGEVVAALIEDGSTLQMGIGTIPDAVLTRLHDKHDLGVHTEMFSDRLIDLIEGGVVTNRLKKVFPQRTVTSFVSGTKRLFDFVDDNPQIEFLTCDLTNDTALIRKNDRVVAINSALQVDLTGQVCADSIGHRIYSGIGGQMDFMRGAALSRGGKPILAFPSTAAGGKVSRIVAALEPGAGVVTTRGHVHWVATEYGAVNLHGMTLRERGEALIAIAHPDFRAELARELAAIRYFEVRLPA